One segment of Triticum aestivum cultivar Chinese Spring chromosome 2A, IWGSC CS RefSeq v2.1, whole genome shotgun sequence DNA contains the following:
- the LOC123186420 gene encoding probable E3 ubiquitin-protein ligase RNF144A-A: MAEADLTGLVDDFYFSALTHAQNDADAAEDDELFPISDEKYAAELQLQEVIMSSAIAAAATSARSSFPARRSTATASSSAVIIYGECSSSAVASSSSCSAQPSASATATLVFCKICMDAVPESDAHRASRGCAHAFCSACLAGYIGAKIQDRIADVKCPEERCTGVLDPALCQGMLPREVFERWGAALCESMMLGAKRTYCPFKDCSVMMVADDDDGEEVTQSECQVCRRLFCAWCAVPWHAGADCAAYRKLGRGDRGKEDMLLLEMAKGKKWKRCPKCEFFVEKTDGCLHITCRCTFQFCYGCGGQWGVTHASCSTS, from the exons ATGGCCGAAGCGGACCTCACCGGCCTCGTCGACGACTTCTACTTCTCGGCCCTCACCCACGCCCAgaacgacgccgacgccgccgagGACGATGAGCTGTTCCCGATATCCGACGAGAAGTATGCCGCCGAGCTCCAGCTCCAGGAGGTGATCATGTCCTCCGCAATCGCTGCTGCCGCCACGTCGGCGCGCTCGTCGTTCCCGGCACGTCGCAGCACTGCCACCGCCAGCAGCAGCGCAGTTATCATATACGGTGAGTGCTCCTCCTCCGCCGTCGCCTCTTCATCTTCGTGCTCTGCGCAGCCCAGCGCCTCGGCGACGGCGACGCTCGTGTTCTGCAAGATCTGCATGGACGCCGTGCCGGAGTCGGACGCGCACCGCGCGAGCCGCGGCTGCGCGCACGCCTTCTGCAGCGCCTGCCTCGCGGGCTACATCGGCGCCAAGATCCAGGACAGAATCGCCGACGTCAAGTGCCCGGAGGAGCGGTGCACCGGCGTGCTCGACCCGGCTCTCTGCCAGGGCATGCTCCCGCGGGAGGTGTTCGAGCGCTGGGGCGCCGCGCTGTGCGAGTCCATGATGCTCGGCGCCAAGAGGACCTACTGCCCCTTCAAGGACTGCTCGGTGATGATGGTGgcggacgacgacgacggtgaGGAAGTCACGCAGTCCGAGTGCCAGGTGTGCAGGCGGCTGTTCTGCGCCTGGTGCGCCGTGCCGTGGCACGCCGGTGCCGACTGCGCTGCCTACCGGAAGCTCGGCAGGGGCGACAGGGGCAAGGAGGACATGCTGCTGCTGGAGATGGCCAAGGGGAAGAAGTGGAAGCGGTGCCCCAAGTGCGAGTTCTTCGTGGAGAAAACCGACGGCTGCCTGCACATCACCTGCAG GTGCACCTTCCAGTTCTGCTATGGGTGTGGTGGCCAGTGGGGCGTGACGCATGCTAGCTGCAGCACATCGTGA
- the LOC123190864 gene encoding uncharacterized protein YnbB, which yields MSTAAATATLTSSPFARRPRAPRGGRRTVRPCAFHPEVARAVESLQAEFREVDRALALNSSRVSAAFRAARVAPHHFGGSTGYGHDDAGGREALDSVFAHVVGAEAAIVRPQFFSGTHAIACALFALLRPGHELLAVAGPPYDTLEEVIGIRGSANVGSLKDFGVTYREVPLAADGGLDWDALACAVGPETGCALIQRSCGYSWRKSLGVADIRRAIDLIKMQNPNCKVMVDNCYGEFVEISEPPMVGADLIAGSLIKNPGGTITPCGGYVAGKKDLVAAAAARLSAPGLGVEFGSAPGHVMRAMFQGLFLAPQMVGEAVKGGLLIAEVMSAKGYRVQPLPRAPRHDIVQAVELGNRERLIAFCEVVQQTCPVGSFIKPTAGETPGYASEVIFADGTFMDGSTSELSCDGPLRDPYAVFCQGGTHWTQWALVLGEVLKVI from the exons ATGTCGACGGCTGCAGCCACCGCCACCCTGACCTCCTCCCCCTTCGCGCGGCGGCCTCGCGCCCCGCGGGGCGGCAGGCGGACGGTGCGGCCGTGCGCGTTCCACCCGGAGGTGGCCCGCGCGGTGGAGTCGCTGCAGGCGGAGTTCCGGGAGGTGGACCGCGCCCTCGCCCTCAACTCCTCCCGCGTCTCCGCCGCATTccgcgccgcccgcgtcgctcccCAC CACTTTGGTGGTTCGACGGGGTACGGCCACGACGACGCCGGCGGCCGGGAGGCGCTCGACTCCGTCTTCGCCCACGTCGTCGGCGCCGAGGCCGCCATCGTGCGCCCCCAG TTCTTCTCCGGCACGCATGCCATCGCCTGCGCTCTGTTCGCGCTGCTGCGTCCCGGACACGAG CTCTTGGCGGTCGCCGGGCCTCCATATGACACCCTGGAGGAGGTCATTGGGATCAGAGGTTCGGCCAATGTAGGATCGCTTAAGGACTTTGGAGTTACATACCGAGAAGTTCCG CTCGCAGCAGATGGTGGCCTTGACTGGGATGCTCTTGCGTGTGCCGTCGGACCAGAGACCGGGTGCGCGCTCATACAGAGGTCCTGCGGTTACTCGTGGCGCAAGAGCCTGGGCGTAGCTGATATCCGTAGAGCCATTGATTTGATCAAG ATGCAAAATCCAAACTGCAAGGTCATGGTTGACAACTGCTACGGTGAATTTGTTGAGATATCAGAGCCTCCAATGGTG GGAGCAGATCTGATTGCCGGTAGCTTGATAAAGAACCCCGGTGGTACCATCACGCCTTGTGGTGGCTACGTTGCTGGGAAGAAAGATTTGGTTGCCGCAGCTGCAGCTCGCCTATCCGCACCGGGCCTTGGGGTGGAGTTTGGGTCCGCACCTGGACATGTTATGCGAGCAATGTTTCAGGGCTTGTTTCTTGCTCCGCAGATGGTTGGAGAGGCAGTAAAA GGTGGTTTGCTAATTGCAGAAGTCATGTCAGCCAAGGGCTATAGAGTTCAACCACTTCCAAGGGCGCCACGCCATGATATTGTGCAG GCAGTAGAGCTTGGCAACAGGGAGAGACTCATAGCATTCTGTGAAGTTGTCCAACAAACCTGCCCAGTAGGATCATTTATTAAGCCAACCGCTGGGGAAACTCCTGGTTATGCTTCAGAG GTCATTTTTGCTGATGGGACATTCATGGATGGAAGCACAAGCGAGCTATCATGTGACGGGCCCTTAAGAGATCCATACGCTGTCTTCTGTCAG GGAGGAACGCATTGGACACAATGGGCTCTTGTCCTGGGTGAAGTTCTCAAGGTCATATAG